One Setaria viridis chromosome 3, Setaria_viridis_v4.0, whole genome shotgun sequence DNA window includes the following coding sequences:
- the LOC117850794 gene encoding uncharacterized protein → MGNMLPCLVQGSSSSILPPMNTKHWSRSMKILARTLRRSTKLPHGSNRVKAAAGSTETSSAAYQAIPRARRAPRSGQNRRRAAVRVKVVLTRAEAARLLSLTAHGHRTAAQVVGELKRMQAAATGSSRASTAQVISELKRMEELVVARASTSPSASTAWRPVLESIPEEWQ, encoded by the coding sequence ATGGGCAACATGCTGCCATGCTTGGTCCAAGGAAGTAGCAGCAGCATTCTGCCACCCATGAACACCAAACACTGGTCTCGCTCCATGAAAATCCTCGCGAGAACCCTCCGCCGCAGCACGAAGCTCCCCCATGGCAGCAACAGGGTCAAAGCAGCTGCCGGCAGCACGGAGACATCGTCTGCCGCATACCAAGCCATCCCGAGAGCTAGAAGAGCTCCCCGGAGCGGCCAGaaccggcggcgcgccgccgtcagAGTCAAGGTCGTCTTgacgagggcggaggcggcgcggctgctCTCCCTCACCGCGCACGGCCACCGGACCGCCGCGCAGGTGGTCGGCGAGCTCAAGAGgatgcaggcggcggcgaccggcagCTCCAGAGCCTCCACGGCGCAAGTCATCAGCGAGCTCAAGAGGATGGAAGAACTCGTCGTTGCCCGTGCGAGCACCTCCCCGTCGGCGTCGACGGCATGGCGGCCGGTGCTAGAGAGCATCCCTGAGGAGTGGCAGTAG
- the LOC117848221 gene encoding organic cation/carnitine transporter 4-like, with protein sequence MRRIGPSPILCAEHSRHDCEGGVLFPALAGVTALFPRWRALYVVTSLPSLAFVAAVVPFVSESPRWYLVRRRADDAMRVLRAIAAANGRTVPDDDVTLKLDDEDEEGTKGVDDESANSSSSSGSIVDVFRSRTTRARIVLSVLINLLASVVYYGLSLNVVNLKTNLYVSVVVNSLAEMPAYLLTALLLDRFGRKPLAIGTMLLSGIFCTAGSLIAGAGILRVVAAVGVGNKTKE encoded by the exons ATGCGGAGGATCGGTCCTTCCCCAATCCTATGCGCGGAGCATTCCCGGCACGATTGTGAAGGCGGAGTTTTGTTCCCGGCGCTCGCGGGCGTCACCGCGCTCTTCCCGCGCTGGCGCGCGCTCTACGTCGTCACCTCGCTCCCGTCCCTCgccttcgtcgccgccgtcgtgcccTTCGTCTCCGAGTCCCCGCGGTGGTACCTCGTGCGCCGCCGGGCCGATGACGCCATGCGCGTCCtccgcgccatcgccgccgccaacggGAGGACCGTCCCCGACGACGACGTCACGCTAAAgctcgacgacgaggacgaggaaggGACGAAGGGCGTCGATGATGAGTCGGCGAActcttcgtcgtcttcgggaTCCATCGTCGACGTGTTCCGGTCGCGTACCACGCGGGCCCGCATCGTGCTCTCGGTGCTCATCAACCTCCTGGCGTCGGTGGTGTACTACGGCCTCAGCCTCAACGTGGTCAACCTCAAGACCAACCTTTACGTCAGCGTCGTCGTCAACTCGCTCGCCGAGATGCCCGCCTACCTGCTCACCGCGCTGCTCCTCGACCGGTTCGGGCGGAAGCCGCTCGCTATCGGCACCATGCTGCTCAGCGGCATCTTCTGCACCGCCGGGAGCCTCATCGCCGGCGCAGGCATCTTGAG GGTTGTGGCCGCCGTGGGCGTGGGGAACAAGACGAAAGAATGA